One region of Pirellulales bacterium genomic DNA includes:
- a CDS encoding DUF3800 domain-containing protein, which translates to MAESIGRKGMPIYGDESGDCGTRPGASAIFSLGIAMFETVEAAASCRQKIAELKESSGVDEFHWVDRTDDERKRFLECIAQERFHYIVQTLNKRRSTQRRFGKKAFYNRVAQQLAKGIEEWLRLVQVRKSDGHLNCLVVLDQNNDDVYQTSNGNPPSIHQGPRRAITRRASAGTPFDRREPASIGRYDLRCSYSPAS; encoded by the coding sequence ATGGCGGAAAGCATTGGGCGGAAGGGAATGCCGATCTACGGTGATGAATCAGGTGATTGCGGGACGAGACCCGGAGCGTCCGCCATCTTTAGCCTTGGCATAGCGATGTTCGAGACCGTCGAGGCAGCGGCATCATGCCGGCAAAAGATTGCCGAACTGAAGGAGAGCTCAGGCGTAGATGAATTCCATTGGGTTGATCGGACCGACGATGAACGCAAGCGTTTTCTCGAATGCATTGCCCAAGAGAGATTTCACTACATCGTACAGACTCTTAACAAGCGACGCTCCACGCAGCGACGCTTTGGAAAAAAGGCGTTCTACAATCGAGTCGCGCAGCAACTTGCAAAGGGAATAGAAGAGTGGCTGCGTTTAGTTCAGGTGCGCAAATCAGACGGGCATTTGAACTGTTTGGTCGTCCTCGATCAGAACAATGACGATGTCTACCAAACGAGCAATGGAAACCCACCTTCGATCCATCAAGGACCACGAAGGGCGATCACTCGTAGGGCGAGTGCAGGCACACCGTTCGACCGGCGAGAACCTGCTTCAATTGGCAGATATGATTTGCGGTGCAGTTATTCACCGGCGTCATGA
- a CDS encoding DUF1559 domain-containing protein: MVGCEGGIERDRATARPRGSRRAAWRRGGFTLVELLVVITIIGILISLLLPAVQGARESARRNACANNLKQIGVAALAHESQMGFFPTGGWGWYWAGDPDQGFAAQQPGGFFYNILPFIEQKSLHDLGTGLSPSQKPAVLGQAAAVALSVFQCPSRRAVAPYTHMSNVSGFSPLYMNMTQDDLQGKSDYAANAGDTPADFYYSGPWSLSEGLMEVPIALANPKFGSGDFPPDALGCTGVCFTLSTIKTAHITDGASNTILAGEKSLCPDLYTNGQSLGDFQGWDVGATGDTYRWGDATQPLQQDTYAVDSNDCFGSAHFDVSGFVFCDGSVHNLSYQISIPVLAALCNRSDGIPIDNSVLH, encoded by the coding sequence GTGGTCGGATGCGAAGGCGGCATCGAACGAGATCGAGCGACTGCGCGGCCGCGTGGCAGCCGTCGTGCAGCCTGGCGGCGCGGCGGCTTCACGCTCGTCGAGTTGCTGGTGGTGATTACGATCATCGGTATCCTGATTTCGCTGCTGCTCCCCGCGGTGCAGGGGGCGCGGGAATCGGCCCGGCGCAACGCATGCGCCAACAATTTGAAGCAGATCGGCGTGGCCGCGCTGGCGCATGAATCGCAGATGGGATTTTTTCCCACCGGCGGATGGGGCTGGTATTGGGCCGGCGATCCGGATCAGGGGTTTGCCGCCCAGCAGCCCGGCGGGTTCTTCTACAATATTCTCCCGTTCATCGAGCAGAAATCGTTGCACGATTTGGGGACCGGCCTATCGCCCTCGCAAAAGCCGGCCGTTCTGGGGCAGGCGGCGGCCGTGGCGCTTTCGGTCTTTCAATGCCCATCGCGCCGTGCCGTCGCGCCGTATACGCACATGTCGAATGTTTCGGGCTTCTCGCCTTTGTATATGAACATGACCCAAGACGATTTGCAGGGAAAGAGCGACTACGCCGCTAATGCCGGCGACACGCCCGCCGACTTCTACTACTCCGGACCCTGGTCGCTCTCCGAGGGGCTGATGGAGGTGCCGATCGCGTTGGCAAATCCGAAGTTCGGAAGCGGTGATTTTCCGCCCGATGCGCTCGGCTGCACCGGGGTCTGCTTCACGCTCAGCACGATCAAGACCGCCCATATCACCGACGGCGCGAGCAACACGATTTTGGCCGGGGAGAAGAGTCTCTGCCCCGATCTCTACACCAACGGCCAGTCGCTCGGTGATTTTCAAGGCTGGGACGTGGGGGCGACCGGCGACACCTACCGCTGGGGCGACGCGACGCAGCCGCTGCAGCAAGACACGTATGCGGTCGATTCGAACGATTGCTTCGGCAGCGCCCATTTCGACGTGTCCGGCTTCGTATTTTGCGATGGCAGCGTTCACAATCTCAGCTACCAGATCAGCATCCCCGTCCTGGCCGCCCTCTGCAACCGCAGCGACGGAATCCCCATCGACAATTCCGTTCTGCATTAG
- a CDS encoding U32 family peptidase: MVNPLRKSTPELLAPAGDWEALRAAVAGGADAVYFGLSAFNARHRATNFLPKELPQVMEYLHRRNVLGYIALNTLIFTDELAEAARLVAIVSESGADAVIVQDLGLAQLVHRLAPQLPIHGSTQMTLTEPRGIEFVRELGVERVILARELSIEDIRKIVARTDMPLEVFVHGALCIAYSGQCLTSEALGGRSANRGQCAQACRLPYELVVDGAIKELGEKAYLLSPQDLAAYDLIEPLVGLGVRCFKIEGRLKSPQYVAVASQTYRAAIDAAAARQPFALPREQQLALQQSFSRGFSPGFLGGVNHQQLVEGRFPKSRGVRLGTLVRQSADRVVIELSAEHPAAMCDAELPVKPGDGVVFDEGHPEQEEQGGRVYAVMSLGDRRVELTFGRGQVNTAAIAPKAIVWKTDDPALRKRTEQLAAQEDCVRRVPLEFRLSGAIGGVLHLSIRDPEGREATAEWPGPLEIARRQPFAAEAAREQLGRLGDTPFAIGEVQIEVPPGAMVPKSVLNQLRREAVETLIADRLANRRPKIESLEISAVLDEMRAAARSAADRNGDPSIDVPRLHVLVRTQQQLEAIIDWRPAEPLLRPALVYCDFEDVRRYSQAVALAHAAGQSIGLATLRVLKPGEEGLLARVAQAGADAVLVRNLAALAYFQDRSPHTSWIGDFSLNVANELSARLFFDRNAHRLVPSYDLNWEQLAALLARCSPSRFEVVVHQHMPMFHMEHCVFAALLSDGKDWRDCGRPCDTHQVALRDRVGAEFPLTADTGCRNTVFNSVAQSAAEFVPRMLSLGVRHFRVELLRETAADAVALVDRYARVLAGLETSRNTWRQLQVLNQLGVTRGTLQMK, encoded by the coding sequence ATGGTAAATCCTCTTCGTAAGTCGACGCCCGAGTTGCTTGCCCCGGCGGGGGATTGGGAGGCGCTGCGCGCGGCGGTGGCCGGCGGGGCCGATGCGGTCTACTTCGGGCTGTCGGCATTCAACGCCCGGCATCGCGCCACCAATTTCTTGCCCAAGGAATTGCCGCAAGTGATGGAGTACTTGCATCGCCGCAACGTGCTCGGCTACATCGCGTTGAACACGCTGATCTTTACCGACGAGTTGGCCGAAGCCGCGCGACTGGTGGCGATCGTTTCGGAATCCGGGGCCGATGCCGTGATCGTGCAAGATCTGGGGCTCGCACAGCTTGTGCATCGGCTGGCCCCGCAGTTGCCGATCCACGGCTCGACCCAAATGACGCTCACCGAGCCGCGCGGCATCGAGTTCGTTCGCGAGCTTGGCGTCGAGCGGGTGATCCTGGCTCGGGAACTTTCGATCGAAGACATCCGCAAGATCGTCGCCCGCACCGATATGCCGCTCGAGGTGTTCGTCCACGGGGCGCTGTGCATCGCCTATAGCGGCCAATGCCTGACGAGCGAAGCGCTCGGCGGCCGCAGCGCCAATCGCGGCCAGTGCGCCCAGGCATGCCGCTTGCCTTACGAACTCGTTGTCGATGGTGCGATCAAGGAGTTGGGCGAAAAGGCGTATCTGCTCAGCCCGCAAGATCTGGCCGCCTACGATTTGATCGAGCCGCTGGTGGGACTGGGCGTGCGGTGCTTCAAGATCGAAGGGCGATTGAAGAGCCCGCAATATGTGGCCGTCGCATCGCAAACGTATCGCGCCGCGATCGACGCGGCGGCGGCCCGGCAGCCGTTTGCCTTGCCGCGCGAACAACAGCTCGCTTTGCAGCAAAGTTTTTCGCGCGGCTTTTCGCCTGGCTTTCTCGGCGGAGTGAACCATCAGCAGCTTGTCGAAGGGCGGTTTCCCAAAAGCCGCGGCGTGCGGTTGGGAACGCTCGTGCGGCAATCGGCCGATCGCGTCGTTATCGAGCTATCCGCCGAACATCCCGCGGCCATGTGCGACGCCGAACTGCCCGTGAAGCCCGGCGATGGCGTCGTGTTCGACGAAGGCCATCCGGAGCAGGAGGAACAAGGGGGCCGGGTGTACGCCGTGATGTCGCTCGGCGATCGGCGTGTCGAACTAACCTTCGGCCGCGGGCAAGTGAACACGGCCGCGATTGCCCCTAAAGCCATCGTCTGGAAAACCGACGATCCGGCTCTGCGCAAGCGAACCGAGCAGTTGGCGGCCCAAGAAGATTGCGTTCGCCGCGTGCCGCTGGAATTCCGTTTGTCGGGCGCCATCGGCGGAGTACTGCACCTCTCGATCCGCGATCCAGAAGGGCGCGAGGCCACCGCCGAATGGCCGGGCCCGTTGGAAATCGCGCGCAGGCAACCGTTTGCCGCCGAGGCAGCTCGGGAGCAACTTGGCCGGCTGGGAGATACGCCTTTTGCGATCGGTGAAGTGCAGATCGAGGTGCCGCCCGGCGCAATGGTGCCGAAAAGCGTACTCAACCAATTGCGCCGCGAAGCAGTCGAAACACTGATCGCCGATCGGCTGGCCAACCGCCGCCCGAAAATCGAATCGCTCGAAATCTCGGCAGTGCTCGACGAAATGCGCGCCGCCGCACGGAGCGCTGCCGATCGAAACGGCGACCCGTCGATCGATGTGCCGCGGCTCCATGTTCTCGTGCGCACGCAGCAGCAGTTGGAGGCGATTATCGATTGGCGGCCGGCGGAACCGCTGCTTCGCCCCGCGCTCGTCTATTGCGATTTCGAAGATGTGCGGCGCTACTCGCAAGCGGTCGCGCTGGCGCATGCCGCTGGGCAGTCGATCGGTTTGGCGACGTTGCGGGTTCTCAAGCCGGGCGAAGAAGGACTGCTGGCCCGCGTGGCCCAGGCCGGAGCCGATGCCGTGCTAGTTCGCAATTTGGCGGCGCTCGCCTATTTTCAAGATCGATCGCCGCACACGTCGTGGATCGGCGATTTTTCGCTGAACGTGGCCAACGAACTGTCGGCTCGGCTGTTTTTCGACCGCAATGCGCATCGGCTCGTGCCGAGTTATGACCTGAATTGGGAGCAATTGGCGGCGCTGCTCGCGCGCTGCTCGCCGAGCCGGTTCGAGGTGGTCGTCCACCAGCACATGCCGATGTTTCATATGGAGCATTGCGTGTTTGCGGCGCTGTTGTCCGACGGCAAAGACTGGCGCGATTGCGGCCGGCCCTGCGACACGCATCAGGTGGCGCTGCGCGATCGCGTCGGCGCCGAATTTCCGTTGACGGCCGACACCGGCTGCCGCAACACGGTGTTCAACTCGGTGGCCCAATCGGCCGCCGAATTCGTTCCGCGAATGCTGTCGCTCGGCGTGCGCCATTTCCGCGTCGAACTGCTGCGGGAAACGGCCGCCGACGCCGTGGCTCTGGTAGATCGCTATGCCCGAGTGTTGGCCGGCTTGGAAACCTCGCGCAACACATGGCGGCAATTGCAGGTGCTCAATCAACTCGGCGTGACGCGCGGCACGCTGCAAATGAAATGA
- a CDS encoding GxxExxY protein: MTQIRSGENRPAELLYEADSYRILGACFEVYNEMGCGFLEAVYQECLELEFHDRALIFRSQSDLALSYKGRPLKQRHVPDFILFDKIVLELKAVKELTAEHRAQVHDYLRATSFRLGLLANFGHYPKLEYERIVI, translated from the coding sequence ATGACACAGATACGATCGGGCGAAAACCGACCGGCCGAACTGCTATACGAAGCGGATAGCTACCGGATATTGGGCGCTTGTTTTGAGGTTTACAATGAGATGGGGTGCGGCTTTTTGGAGGCAGTTTATCAAGAGTGCTTGGAGCTTGAATTCCATGACCGTGCGCTGATATTCAGATCGCAATCCGACCTGGCACTTAGCTACAAGGGGCGGCCCCTAAAGCAACGGCATGTCCCGGACTTTATCCTCTTCGACAAGATCGTGCTCGAGTTAAAGGCCGTCAAGGAATTGACGGCGGAGCACCGCGCGCAAGTTCATGACTACCTCAGGGCGACATCCTTTCGGCTTGGTCTATTGGCCAACTTTGGGCATTACCCCAAGCTCGAATACGAGCGCATCGTTATCTGA
- a CDS encoding BatA domain-containing protein, with protein MSFLTPAMLIGAALVAVPIVLHLVMRQVPKHLLFPAMRFIVRRQQANRRRLQLRHLLLLLLRAGAIAMLALALARPSLKAKGALGSQEAPVAAALVFDTSPRMAYREDNQTRLEVAQATAHWLLGQLPAESEVAVLESEQPAGDFAVDLGAAEQRIRQLKPAATATSLPESIEKALPMLRKKEQQRKEIYLFTDLSRSAWPTDVSGRLKALLDDASDVAIYLIDVGVKEPHDFSLGDMRVSPEVFAKNGQVQIESEAVRTGPEEDRGVAIYVIDSKGTPQLRGQKTVHWRPGEPQAIDFTLTGEDLGSHQGYIRIEGEDNLPADDTRYFTFDVRPPFRVLVAAAKPIDQRALFLTQALSPSLLLKNGRARFVCETIGFDQLLDRNLDNYSAVCLLDPTPLDPAVWQQLTGYVKQGGGVAVWLGRDAQPIDAFDSPEALALLPARPVIRRHAPDAGVILAPRDLQHPLLAAFRPLGGAVPWQSFPVWEYWGLSEIDKNANVVIAYSDGQPALLERPLDRGHVLMMTTPISDAASDPNAWNELATGFKPWPFVMLSNESLLYLAGSGEERLNYLVGQRAAIRLEDTQTQSVFALTTPDGNESASLTADQMNHVVSVPATSTAGNYRIRAGGTVGGVDRGFSANTPLAATDLERLKPEALDALLGPGRYHLSHGREEIDRSIAVGRVGRELFPLLIVLVALALGLEHLLANRFYRRTDLPPLRKSLATEPHSVAGEEGSEPSSLPTGAPKAGSIPPIPSARSTDPPPVVSA; from the coding sequence TTGAGTTTCTTAACACCTGCGATGCTGATCGGCGCCGCGCTTGTGGCGGTGCCGATCGTGTTGCATTTGGTGATGCGGCAGGTGCCGAAGCATTTGCTGTTTCCGGCCATGCGGTTCATCGTGCGCCGCCAACAGGCCAATCGGCGGCGGTTGCAACTGCGGCATTTGCTGTTGCTGCTGTTGCGGGCTGGCGCGATCGCAATGTTGGCCCTGGCGTTGGCCCGGCCGAGCCTGAAAGCCAAAGGGGCGCTTGGTAGCCAGGAAGCGCCAGTCGCTGCCGCACTCGTCTTCGACACATCGCCGCGAATGGCCTATCGCGAAGATAACCAGACTCGGCTCGAGGTGGCCCAAGCCACGGCCCATTGGCTGTTGGGGCAATTGCCCGCCGAAAGCGAAGTGGCCGTGCTCGAATCGGAGCAGCCGGCGGGCGATTTCGCCGTCGATTTGGGGGCCGCCGAACAGCGGATTCGGCAACTCAAGCCGGCCGCAACCGCCACGTCCCTGCCGGAATCGATCGAAAAAGCGCTGCCGATGCTGCGCAAGAAAGAGCAGCAGCGGAAAGAAATCTACCTGTTCACCGATCTTTCACGAAGCGCATGGCCGACCGACGTTTCCGGGCGGCTCAAGGCACTTTTGGACGACGCCAGCGATGTCGCGATCTATCTGATCGACGTGGGAGTGAAAGAGCCGCACGATTTTTCGCTGGGGGACATGCGCGTCAGCCCCGAGGTGTTTGCCAAAAATGGGCAGGTGCAAATCGAAAGCGAAGCGGTGCGCACCGGGCCCGAGGAAGATCGGGGCGTGGCGATCTATGTCATCGACTCGAAGGGAACGCCGCAGCTCCGCGGGCAAAAAACGGTCCATTGGCGCCCGGGTGAACCACAGGCGATTGATTTCACCCTCACCGGCGAAGATCTCGGCAGCCACCAAGGCTACATCCGCATCGAGGGGGAGGATAATCTCCCGGCCGACGACACTCGCTACTTCACATTCGACGTGCGGCCGCCGTTTCGAGTGCTCGTCGCAGCGGCCAAGCCGATCGACCAGCGGGCATTATTCTTGACGCAAGCGCTCTCGCCGTCGCTGTTGCTCAAAAACGGCCGGGCACGGTTCGTATGTGAGACGATCGGGTTCGACCAATTGCTCGACCGCAATTTGGACAACTACTCGGCCGTTTGCCTACTCGATCCGACGCCGCTCGATCCGGCGGTGTGGCAGCAGTTGACCGGCTACGTCAAGCAAGGCGGCGGCGTGGCCGTCTGGCTCGGCCGCGATGCGCAGCCGATCGATGCATTCGACAGTCCCGAGGCACTGGCGCTGTTGCCCGCCAGGCCGGTGATCCGGCGGCATGCGCCCGATGCGGGGGTGATCCTCGCGCCACGCGATTTGCAACATCCGCTGTTGGCGGCATTTCGGCCATTGGGCGGAGCCGTGCCGTGGCAATCGTTTCCGGTTTGGGAATACTGGGGTTTGTCGGAGATCGACAAGAATGCAAATGTCGTGATCGCGTATAGCGATGGCCAGCCCGCGCTTTTGGAGCGGCCGTTGGACCGCGGCCACGTGTTGATGATGACGACGCCGATCTCGGATGCCGCATCGGATCCGAACGCGTGGAACGAGTTGGCGACCGGCTTCAAACCCTGGCCTTTCGTGATGCTCTCGAATGAGTCGCTGCTTTATTTGGCGGGCAGCGGCGAGGAGCGATTGAACTATCTCGTCGGCCAGCGGGCCGCGATTCGGCTTGAAGACACTCAGACGCAATCGGTGTTCGCGCTGACGACGCCCGATGGCAATGAATCCGCCTCTCTCACCGCCGACCAGATGAACCACGTAGTGAGCGTGCCGGCGACTTCGACCGCGGGAAACTACCGCATCCGGGCGGGGGGCACGGTCGGCGGCGTCGACCGCGGCTTCAGCGCCAACACGCCGCTGGCCGCTACCGATCTCGAGCGGCTGAAGCCCGAAGCGCTCGATGCGCTACTGGGCCCTGGGCGCTATCACCTGAGCCACGGCCGCGAGGAGATCGATCGCAGCATCGCAGTCGGCCGGGTGGGGCGTGAGCTGTTTCCGCTATTGATCGTTCTGGTGGCGCTCGCCTTGGGCCTGGAGCACCTATTGGCGAATCGTTTCTATCGCCGCACAGATCTGCCGCCGCTGCGCAAGTCGCTCGCGACCGAACCCCATAGTGTCGCGGGCGAAGAAGGTTCGGAACCATCGAGTCTGCCAACTGGGGCACCGAAGGCCGGAAGCATCCCGCCGATTCCATCCGCCCGATCCACCGATCCACCGCCAGTCGTATCCGCCTGA
- a CDS encoding pitrilysin family protein: MLGLFAVLFSALLAWPTVAADPSAETSATSKPAPAKDASNDTALKAADALYDGIRAEKLDNGLRVYLKPVAGSPVVTTMVAYRVGSADEDLDNTGLSHYLEHLMFKGTDKLKPGDIDRMTQINGGQNNAYTTNDYTIFHFDFAADRWDLALRIEADRMQNLRIDEKHEFQEEKGAVISELERDEDEPWDLEQKTILPLLFGPDNPYGHPVIGQKAQVRAATAAIIKAHYDKWYHPNNASLIICGGFDPDQALARVKELFGPIPSAELPSRKPNVPVEHKEPVHKEFTSKFDVPRMLMGFNTVDSNDPDLPALEFTQAILSGGKTSRFYKDLVEGAEIATSADAFHSWGRYPGWFGIQVELLPGKDRQKAEQLVVAELQELAGHPVPQAEMDRVRQLLVAGAVFDREAVHQLADNIAQGVSVNSLDWLKTLLPRIAGVTAADVQRVAKKYLDPQHRVVVWSVPKPQQEESSSIHSPQSVSDLALGGKSPAHRPSGIGRLASFGHSPSGLAARRGAGKAFDAASDATAAAVPIAGDFSLKTARRVKLPNGLVLLLWENHRLPIVVAEAFVDDVSLRAPGDKAGLSALMGDLLDEGTPKQSGPQIAEAIENVGGALSFNSAGGSVKVLSGDRSIGLSLLIDCLRTANFPAEAFAREQQHQLAAIDDAQREPMERGGILFRKLVYGKHPLGRPALGTKASVEKLTSADCAALRDRLFVPDNMLMAVAGDFNPDEVVDEIKQLTSDWKPGHLPPLDLPKIAKPKEFVERFLSMPEAAQLQFFMGQVGIRRANPDYYKLLVLDYVLGTGTGFTDRLSSRLRDREGLAYTVTANITSSAGEEPGTFSCYIGTEAKNLDRAKKEFLEELERIRTVPPKTQEVDDVKKYLLGSLPFQFTTNEAIAAKLLLVERFHLGFDYLADYRHAVEAVTPDDVQAVAHKYIDPSHMILVAAGAIDTHGKPLEPPASTAK; encoded by the coding sequence TTGCTCGGACTGTTCGCGGTCTTGTTTTCCGCCCTGCTCGCGTGGCCGACCGTTGCCGCCGACCCATCCGCCGAGACCTCGGCCACTTCCAAGCCGGCCCCGGCCAAAGATGCGTCGAACGACACCGCTCTCAAGGCCGCCGACGCGCTCTACGACGGTATCCGCGCGGAAAAGCTCGACAACGGTTTGCGCGTCTATCTCAAGCCGGTCGCCGGGTCGCCGGTCGTTACCACGATGGTCGCCTATCGCGTCGGATCGGCCGATGAAGATCTCGACAACACGGGCCTTTCGCACTATCTCGAACATCTCATGTTCAAAGGCACCGACAAACTGAAGCCCGGCGATATCGATCGCATGACGCAAATCAACGGCGGGCAAAACAACGCCTACACCACGAACGACTACACGATCTTTCACTTCGATTTTGCCGCCGATCGCTGGGATCTCGCGCTGCGCATCGAAGCCGACCGGATGCAGAATTTGCGGATCGATGAAAAACACGAATTCCAGGAAGAAAAAGGGGCCGTCATCTCTGAACTCGAGCGCGATGAAGACGAGCCCTGGGATCTCGAACAAAAAACGATCCTGCCCCTGTTGTTCGGCCCCGACAATCCGTATGGCCATCCGGTGATCGGGCAGAAGGCGCAAGTTCGCGCTGCGACGGCCGCCATCATCAAAGCCCATTACGACAAATGGTATCACCCCAACAACGCCTCGCTCATCATTTGCGGCGGGTTCGATCCGGATCAAGCGCTGGCGCGGGTGAAAGAGCTGTTCGGCCCGATACCGTCGGCCGAATTGCCGTCACGGAAGCCGAATGTGCCGGTCGAGCACAAGGAACCGGTCCATAAGGAATTCACTTCGAAATTCGATGTGCCGCGGATGCTGATGGGGTTCAACACCGTCGACAGCAACGATCCCGATCTGCCGGCGCTCGAGTTCACGCAAGCGATTCTCAGCGGCGGCAAGACGAGCCGCTTCTATAAGGACTTGGTCGAGGGGGCGGAAATCGCCACCTCGGCCGACGCCTTTCATAGCTGGGGACGCTATCCCGGTTGGTTCGGCATTCAGGTGGAGCTGCTGCCGGGCAAGGATCGCCAAAAGGCCGAGCAATTGGTCGTGGCCGAGTTGCAAGAGCTCGCCGGCCATCCCGTGCCGCAGGCCGAGATGGATCGCGTTCGGCAATTGCTTGTCGCCGGGGCCGTGTTCGATCGCGAAGCGGTTCATCAATTGGCCGACAACATCGCTCAAGGAGTTTCGGTGAACTCGCTCGATTGGCTCAAAACGCTGCTGCCGCGGATCGCCGGCGTCACGGCGGCCGATGTGCAGCGCGTGGCCAAAAAGTATTTGGATCCGCAGCATCGGGTGGTGGTGTGGTCGGTTCCCAAGCCGCAACAGGAGGAAAGCTCGTCGATCCACAGTCCGCAATCGGTGTCGGATTTGGCGCTCGGCGGCAAATCGCCGGCCCATCGCCCAAGCGGCATTGGCCGATTGGCTTCGTTTGGCCATTCGCCAAGCGGTTTGGCGGCGCGGCGCGGCGCCGGCAAAGCGTTTGACGCGGCCTCCGATGCGACGGCCGCGGCGGTGCCGATCGCCGGCGATTTCTCGCTCAAGACGGCCCGACGAGTAAAGCTGCCCAATGGCTTGGTGCTATTGCTGTGGGAAAACCATCGGCTGCCGATCGTGGTTGCCGAAGCCTTTGTCGACGATGTTTCGCTCCGCGCTCCAGGCGACAAAGCGGGGCTTTCCGCGCTCATGGGCGACCTGCTCGACGAAGGAACGCCAAAACAATCCGGCCCGCAGATTGCCGAAGCAATTGAAAACGTCGGGGGCGCGCTTTCCTTCAATTCGGCCGGAGGCTCGGTCAAGGTGCTGTCGGGCGATCGCTCGATCGGGCTGTCGCTGTTGATCGATTGCCTGCGGACGGCAAATTTTCCCGCCGAAGCGTTTGCCCGCGAGCAACAGCATCAACTAGCCGCGATCGACGATGCCCAGCGCGAGCCGATGGAGCGCGGCGGAATTCTGTTCCGCAAGCTCGTCTACGGCAAGCATCCGCTGGGCCGCCCCGCCTTGGGCACGAAAGCCAGCGTCGAAAAACTGACCTCTGCCGATTGCGCGGCGCTGCGCGATCGACTGTTCGTGCCCGACAACATGCTCATGGCCGTCGCCGGAGATTTCAATCCCGACGAGGTGGTCGACGAAATCAAGCAACTCACGTCGGATTGGAAGCCCGGCCATTTGCCGCCGCTCGATCTTCCGAAGATCGCGAAGCCGAAGGAATTCGTCGAACGATTTCTTTCGATGCCCGAGGCGGCCCAATTGCAGTTTTTCATGGGCCAGGTGGGCATCCGCCGGGCGAACCCGGATTACTACAAGCTGCTGGTGCTGGACTACGTGCTCGGCACGGGCACCGGCTTCACCGATCGGCTTTCGAGCCGCTTGCGCGACCGCGAAGGCCTGGCCTACACCGTCACGGCAAATATCACTTCCTCGGCCGGCGAAGAGCCGGGCACGTTTTCATGCTACATCGGCACCGAGGCCAAGAATCTCGACCGCGCGAAGAAGGAGTTTCTCGAAGAGCTCGAGCGGATTCGCACGGTGCCGCCGAAGACGCAGGAAGTCGACGATGTGAAGAAATACCTGCTCGGATCGCTGCCGTTTCAGTTCACCACGAACGAGGCGATTGCCGCCAAGCTGCTGTTGGTCGAGCGGTTCCATCTCGGCTTCGACTATCTGGCCGACTATCGCCACGCGGTCGAGGCCGTGACGCCCGACGACGTGCAGGCGGTCGCTCACAAGTACATCGACCCCTCGCACATGATCCTAGTAGCCGCCGGCGCCATCGACACCCACGGCAAACCGCTCGAACCACCTGCGTCTACCGCCAAATAA
- a CDS encoding DUF58 domain-containing protein → MSTVEKYLRPEVIRQISRLDLRAQFIVKGFLQGMHASPFHGFSVEFSEHRKYTAGDDPQDIDWLVYAKTDKYYIKKFEAETNITGYLVMDLSSSMGYTYRQELTKFEYGICLAAALCYLMVHQQDPVGLITFDEKIRQSLPARSKRTQIGHILSLLANLKPTGKTDIARSLHQITAMLKHRSLVMLFSDLLAEPEAVLQSLRRLRHGGHDVILFHILDEAEVRFPFDGTVEFEDPETHDKIQVDASHFQADYVSEVRKFCDHFRRQCFQSGIDYVGLDTSMQFDKALAEYLISRRARG, encoded by the coding sequence ATGTCCACCGTTGAAAAATACTTGCGGCCGGAGGTTATTCGGCAAATTTCGCGGCTGGATTTGCGCGCGCAGTTTATCGTCAAGGGATTCTTGCAGGGGATGCATGCCAGCCCGTTTCATGGGTTTTCGGTCGAGTTCAGCGAGCATCGCAAATACACCGCCGGCGACGATCCGCAGGATATCGATTGGCTCGTCTACGCCAAAACCGACAAGTACTACATCAAAAAATTCGAGGCCGAAACCAATATCACCGGCTATCTGGTGATGGACCTCAGCAGCTCGATGGGCTACACGTATCGGCAAGAATTGACCAAATTCGAATACGGCATCTGCCTCGCCGCGGCGCTGTGCTACCTGATGGTCCACCAGCAAGACCCGGTGGGCCTGATCACGTTCGATGAAAAAATCCGCCAAAGCCTTCCCGCGCGATCGAAGCGCACGCAGATCGGGCACATTCTCTCGCTGCTGGCCAACCTGAAGCCGACCGGCAAAACCGACATTGCCCGCAGCCTGCACCAGATCACAGCCATGCTGAAGCACCGCAGCTTGGTGATGCTGTTTAGCGATTTGCTGGCGGAGCCGGAGGCGGTGTTGCAATCGCTGCGGCGGCTGCGGCACGGTGGGCACGACGTGATCCTGTTTCACATCCTCGACGAAGCGGAAGTGCGGTTCCCCTTCGACGGCACCGTGGAATTCGAAGACCCGGAAACGCACGACAAGATTCAGGTCGACGCGAGCCATTTTCAAGCCGACTACGTCAGCGAGGTGCGCAAATTCTGCGATCACTTCCGCCGCCAGTGCTTCCAGAGCGGCATCGACTACGTCGGCCTCGACACCAGCATGCAGTTCGACAAGGCGCTGGCGGAATATTTGATCAGCCGGCGGGCGAGGGGGTAG